From a single Sus scrofa isolate TJ Tabasco breed Duroc chromosome 13, Sscrofa11.1, whole genome shotgun sequence genomic region:
- the USP19 gene encoding ubiquitin carboxyl-terminal hydrolase 19 isoform X17, which produces MSGGASTTGPRRGPLGLEEATSKKKQKDRANQESKDGDPRRGSASAPQEEHTKEELLLDWRQSSDEVIVKLRVGAGPLRLDEVDAAFTDTDCVVRLPGGRQWGGVFYAEIDGSCTKVQARKGGLLQLSLPKKVPMLMWPSLLKKPLGTQELVPGLRCQENGQEASPIASEPGPEPRRAKQEARNQKRAQGRSEAGTGAGPGAQAGPSAKRAVHLRRGPEGEGSRDGPGPRGDAPPFLAEPASTQAEAEEQLRVPPLNPQTCLLGSEEDLELLTGEKAVSARNDPVSPAMARSRDPEKGDRSKEEMAVAADAATLVDGKEPESMVNLAFVKNDSYEKGPDSVVVHVYVKEIRRDTSRVLFREQDFTLIFQTRDGNFLRLHPGCGPHTTFRWQVKLRNLIEPEQCTFCFTASRIDICLHKRQSQRWGGLEAPAARGAVGGAKVAVPTGPTPLDSTPPGSAPHPLTGQEEARGVEKEKPKARSEDTGLDGVAARTPMEHVTPKPEPHLASPKPTCMVPPMPHSPVSGDSVEEEEEEEKKVCLPGFTGLVNLGNTCFMNSVIQSLSNTRELRDFFHDRSFEAEINYNNPLGTGGRLAIGFAVLLRALWKGTHHAFQPSKLKAIVASKASQFTGYAQHDAQEFMAFLLDGLHEDLNRIQNKPYTETVDSDGRPDEVVAEEAWQRHKMRNDSFIVDLFQGQYKSKLVCPVCAKVSITFDPFLYLPVPLPQKQKVLPVFYFAREPHSKPIKFLVSISKENSSASEVLDSLSQSVHVKPENLRLAEVIKNRFHRVFLPSHSLDTVSPSDTLLCFELLSPELAKERVVVLEVQQRPQVPSIPISKCAACQRKQQSEDEKLKRCTRCYRVGYCNQLCQKTHWPDHKGLCRPENIGYPFLVSVPASRLTYARLAQLLEGYARYSVSVFQPPFQPGRMALESQGPGCTTMLSTSSLEAGDSERDPVQPPELQLVTPVAEGDTGVPRAWASPDRGPAPSTSGVSSEMLASVSAEVGSLPAGERVSRPEAAVPGYQHPSEAMNAHTPQFFIYKIDASNREQRLEDKGDNPLELGEDCSLALVWRNNERLQEFVLVASKELECAEDPGSAGEAARAGHFTLDQCLNLFTRPEVLAPEEAWYCPQCKQHREASKQLLLWRLPNVLIVQLKRFSFRSFIWRDKINDLVEFPVRNLDLSKFCIGQKEEQLPSYDLYAVINHYGGMIGGHYTACARLPNDRSSQRSDVGWRLFDDSTVTTVDESQVVTRYAYVLFYRRRNSPVERPPRAGHSEHHPDLGPAAESAASQGLGPGQAPEVAPTRTAPERFAPPVDRPAPTYSNMEEVD; this is translated from the exons ATGTCTGGAGGGGCCAGCACCACAGGCCCAAGGAGAGGGCCCCTGGGACTGGAAGAGGCCACCAGTAAGAAGAAGCAGAAGGATCGAGCAAACCAGGAGAGCAAGGATGGAGATCCCAGGAGAG GGTCAGCATCCGCTCCTCAGGAGGAGCATACCAAAGAGG AGTTGTTGCTGGATTGGAGGCAGAGTTCTGATGAGGTGATTGTCAAGTTGCGTGTGGGAGCTGGTCCCCTGAGGCTGGATGAAGTAGATGCTGCTTTCACGGACACAGACTGTGTGGTGCGGCTTCCAG GTGGTCGGCAGTGGGGTGGTGTTTTCTATGCTGAGATAGATGGTTCCTGTACCAAAGTGCAGGCTCGCAAAGGTGGCCTCCTGCAGCTCTCACTGCCCAAGAAGGTGCCTATGCTCATGTGGCCCTCTCTCCTG AAGAAACCTCTAGGGACCCAGGAGTTGGTGCCAGGGCTGCGGTGCCAGGAGAATGGGCAGGAAGCATCTCCCATTGCCTCGGAGCCAGGCCCTGAGCCCCGCCGGGCTAAGCAGGAGGCCCGGAACCAGAAACGGGCCCAGGGCCGTAGTGAGGCAGGCACAGGGGCTGGCCCTGGGGCCCAGGCAGGCCCCAGCGCCAAGAGAGCTGTGCATCTCCGCAGAGGGCCAGAAGGGGAAGGGTCCAGAGATGGCCCTGGACCCCGGGGTGATGCCCCCCCTTTCCTGGCTGAGCCAGCATCCACCCAG GCTGAGGCTGAGGAACAGCTCCGTGTACCACCACTGAACCCCCAGACCTGCCTCCTGGGCTCAGAGGAGGATCTAGAACTTTTGACAGGAGAGAAGGCAGTGTCCGCCAGGAATGATCCAGTGTCCCCAGCCATGGCCCGGAGCAGAGACCCCGAGAAAGGTGACCGTTCCAAAGAGGAGATGGCAGTGGCAGCAGATGCTGCAACCTTGGTGGATGGTAaag AGCCTGAGTCCATGGTGAACCTGGCATTTGTCAAGAATGACTCCTATGAGAAGGGGCCGGACTCAGTGGTGGTGCACGTGTACGTGAAGGAAATCCGCAGGGACACCTCTCGAGTGCTTTTCCGCGAGCAGGACTTCACGCTTATCTTCCAGACCAG GGATGGAAACTTCCTGAGACTGCACCCGGGCTGCGGGCCCCACACCACCTTCCGTTGGCAGGTGAAGCTCAG GAACCTGATCGAGCCAGAGCAATGCACCTTCTGCTTCACGGCCTCTCGCATTGACATCTGCCTCCATAAGCGGCAGAGTCAGCGCTGGGGGGGCTTGGAGGCCCCAGCTGCACGAG GTGCAGTGGGTGGTGCAAAGGTTGCCGTGCCGACAGGTCCAACCCCTCTGGATTCAACCCCCCCGGgaagtgccccccaccccttgaCAGGCCAGGAAGAGGCCCGGGGTGTGGAGAAGGAGAAGCCCAAGGCTCGATCTGAGGACACAGGCTTAGATGGTGTGGCAGCCCGCACCCCCATGGAGCATGTAACCCCAAAGCCAGAGCCACACCTAGCATCG CCCAAGCCCACGTGTATGGTGCCTCCAATGCCCCATAGCCCAGTGAGTGGAGATAgtgtggaggaagaggaggaggaagagaagaaggtgTGTCTGCCAGGCTTCACTGGCCTTGTCAATCTAGGCAACACCTGCTTCATGAACAGCGTCATTCAGTCTCTGTCCAATACTCGGGAACTGCGGGACTTCTTCCATG ACCGCTCCTTTGAGGCCGAGATCAACTATAACAACCCGCTGGGGACTGGTGGGCGTCTGGCCATCGGTTTTGCTGTGCTGCTCCGGGCACTGTGGAAGGGAACCCACCATGCCTTCCAGCCCTCCAAGTTGAAG GCCATTGTGGCGAGCAAAGCCAGCCAGTTCACAGGCTATGCACAGCATGATGCCCAGGAGTTCATGGCTTTCCTGCTGGATGGGCTGCACGAGGACTTGAACCGAATTCAGAATAAGCCCTACACAGAGACTGTGGACTCAGACGGGCGCCCTGATGAG GTGGTAGCTGAGGAAGCCTGGCAGCGGCACAAGATGAGGAATGATTCTTTCATCGTGGACCTATTTCAGGGCCAATACAAGTCGAAGCTGGTGTGCCCTGTGTGTGCGAAG GTCTCCATCACTTTTGACCCATTCCTGTACCTGCCGGTGCCCTTGCCGCAGAAGCAGAAGGTTCTCCCTGTCTTCTATTTTGCGCGGGAGCCCCATAGCAAGCCCATCAAG TTTCTGGTgagcatcagcaaggagaactcCAGTGCGAGTGAAGTGTTGGACTCCCTCTCTCAGAGTGTCCACGTGAAGCCTGAGAACCTGCGTCTGGCTGAG GTTATTAAGAATCGCTTCCACCGTGTGTTCTTGCCCTCCCACTCCCTGGACACTGTGTCCCCTTCTGACACGCTCCTCTGCTTTGAGCTGCTGTCCCCAGAGTTGGCTAAGGAGCGGGTAGTGGTGCTTGAAGTGCAACAG CGCCCCCAGGTGCCCAGCATCCCTATCTCCAAGTGTGCAGCCTGCCAGCGGAAGCAGCAGTCAGAGGATGAGAAGCTGAAGCGCTGTACCCGGTGCTACCGTGTGGGCTACTGCAACCA gcTCTGTCAGAAAACCCACTGGCCTGATCACAAGGGCCTCTGCCGCCCTGAGAACATTGGCTACCCCTTCCTGGTCAGTGTACCTGCCTCACGGCTCACTTATGCCCGTCTTGCTCAGCTGCTAGAGGGCTATGCCCG GTACTCTGTGAGTGTGTTCCAGCCACCCTTCCAGCCTGGCCGCATGGCCTTGGAGTCCCAGGGCCCTGGCTGCACCACAATGCTGTCCACTAGCTCCCTGGAGGCTGGGGACAGTGAGAGGGACCCTGTTCAGCCTCCTGAACTTCAGTTGGTGACCCCTGTGGCTGAAGGGGATACAGGGGTCCCCCGGGCATGGGCATCCCCTGATCGGGGCCCTGCACCCAGTACCAGTGGAGTTTCTTCTGAGATGCTGGCCAGTGTGTCTGCTGAAGTTGGCTCCTTGCCTGCTGGTGAGAGGGTGTCCCGGCCTGAAG CTGCCGTGCCCGGATACCAACACCCAAGTGAAGCCATGAATGCCCACACACCCCagttctttatctataaaattgaCGCATCCAACCGAGAACAGCGGCTAGAGGACAAAG GCGATAACCCCCTAGAGCTGGGTGAGGATTGCAGTCTGGCTCTAGTCTGGCGGAACAACGAGCGCCTGCAGGAGTTCGTGTTGGTAGCCTCCAAGGAGCTGGAATGTGCTGAGGACCCAGGCTCTGCTGGTGAGGCTGCCCGTGCTGGCCACTTCACTCTGGACCAGTGCCTGAACCTCTTCACGCGGCCTGAGGTGCTGGCACCTGAGGAGGCTTG GTACTGCCCACAGTGCAAACAACACCGTGAGGCCTCTAAGCAGCTGTTGCTGTGGCGCCTGCCGAATGTGCTCATTGTCCAGCTCAAGCGCTTCTCCTTTCGCAGCTTCATCTGGCGTGACAAGATCAACGacttggtggagttccctgttcG GAATCTGGACCTGAGCAAGTTCTGCATCGGTCAGAaagaggaacagctgcccagctaCGACCTGTATGCTGTCATCAACCACTATGGAGGCATGATTGGTGGTCACTACACTGCTTGCGCGCGCCTGCCCAATGACCGCAGCAGCCAGCGCAGCGACGTGG GCTGGCGCTTGTTTGATGACAGCACGGTGACAACGGTAGACGAGAGCCAGGTCGTGACGCGTTATGCCTATGTACTCTTCTACCGCCGGCGGAACTCTCCTGTGGAGAGGCCCCCCCGGGCAGGTCACTCAGAGCACCACCCCGACCTAGGCCCTGCAGCTGAGTCTGCTGCCAGCCAG GGACTAGGCCCTGGCCAGGCCCCCGAGGTGGCCCCCACGCGGACAGCCCCTGAACGCTTCGCCCCCCCTGTGGACCGCCCAGCCCCTACCTACAGCAACATGGAGGAGGTCGATTAG
- the USP19 gene encoding ubiquitin carboxyl-terminal hydrolase 19 isoform X15 gives MSGGASTTGPRRGPLGLEEATSKKKQKDRANQESKDGDPRRGSASAPQEEHTKEELLLDWRQSSDEVIVKLRVGAGPLRLDEVDAAFTDTDCVVRLPGGRQWGGVFYAEIDGSCTKVQARKGGLLQLSLPKKVPMLMWPSLLKKPLGTQELVPGLRCQENGQEASPIASEPGPEPRRAKQEARNQKRAQGRSEAGTGAGPGAQAGPSAKRAVHLRRGPEGEGSRDGPGPRGDAPPFLAEPASTQAEAEEQLRVPPLNPQTCLLGSEEDLELLTGEKAVSARNDPVSPAMARSRDPEKEPESMVNLAFVKNDSYEKGPDSVVVHVYVKEIRRDTSRVLFREQDFTLIFQTRDGNFLRLHPGCGPHTTFRWQVKLRNLIEPEQCTFCFTASRIDICLHKRQSQRWGGLEAPAARGAVGGAKVAVPTGPTPLDSTPPGSAPHPLTGQEEARGVEKEKPKARSEDTGLDGVAARTPMEHVTPKPEPHLASVRIPAWGSPRMKTREPQGCSLMPLLLPQPKPTCMVPPMPHSPVSGDSVEEEEEEEKKVCLPGFTGLVNLGNTCFMNSVIQSLSNTRELRDFFHDRSFEAEINYNNPLGTGGRLAIGFAVLLRALWKGTHHAFQPSKLKAIVASKASQFTGYAQHDAQEFMAFLLDGLHEDLNRIQNKPYTETVDSDGRPDEVVAEEAWQRHKMRNDSFIVDLFQGQYKSKLVCPVCAKVSITFDPFLYLPVPLPQKQKVLPVFYFAREPHSKPIKFLVSISKENSSASEVLDSLSQSVHVKPENLRLAEVIKNRFHRVFLPSHSLDTVSPSDTLLCFELLSPELAKERVVVLEVQQRPQVPSIPISKCAACQRKQQSEDEKLKRCTRCYRVGYCNQLCQKTHWPDHKGLCRPENIGYPFLVSVPASRLTYARLAQLLEGYARYSVSVFQPPFQPGRMALESQGPGCTTMLSTSSLEAGDSERDPVQPPELQLVTPVAEGDTGVPRAWASPDRGPAPSTSGVSSEMLASVSAEVGSLPAGERVSRPEAAVPGYQHPSEAMNAHTPQFFIYKIDASNREQRLEDKGDNPLELGEDCSLALVWRNNERLQEFVLVASKELECAEDPGSAGEAARAGHFTLDQCLNLFTRPEVLAPEEAWYCPQCKQHREASKQLLLWRLPNVLIVQLKRFSFRSFIWRDKINDLVEFPVRNLDLSKFCIGQKEEQLPSYDLYAVINHYGGMIGGHYTACARLPNDRSSQRSDVGWRLFDDSTVTTVDESQVVTRYAYVLFYRRRNSPVERPPRAGHSEHHPDLGPAAESAASQGLGPGQAPEVAPTRTAPERFAPPVDRPAPTYSNMEEVD, from the exons ATGTCTGGAGGGGCCAGCACCACAGGCCCAAGGAGAGGGCCCCTGGGACTGGAAGAGGCCACCAGTAAGAAGAAGCAGAAGGATCGAGCAAACCAGGAGAGCAAGGATGGAGATCCCAGGAGAG GGTCAGCATCCGCTCCTCAGGAGGAGCATACCAAAGAGG AGTTGTTGCTGGATTGGAGGCAGAGTTCTGATGAGGTGATTGTCAAGTTGCGTGTGGGAGCTGGTCCCCTGAGGCTGGATGAAGTAGATGCTGCTTTCACGGACACAGACTGTGTGGTGCGGCTTCCAG GTGGTCGGCAGTGGGGTGGTGTTTTCTATGCTGAGATAGATGGTTCCTGTACCAAAGTGCAGGCTCGCAAAGGTGGCCTCCTGCAGCTCTCACTGCCCAAGAAGGTGCCTATGCTCATGTGGCCCTCTCTCCTG AAGAAACCTCTAGGGACCCAGGAGTTGGTGCCAGGGCTGCGGTGCCAGGAGAATGGGCAGGAAGCATCTCCCATTGCCTCGGAGCCAGGCCCTGAGCCCCGCCGGGCTAAGCAGGAGGCCCGGAACCAGAAACGGGCCCAGGGCCGTAGTGAGGCAGGCACAGGGGCTGGCCCTGGGGCCCAGGCAGGCCCCAGCGCCAAGAGAGCTGTGCATCTCCGCAGAGGGCCAGAAGGGGAAGGGTCCAGAGATGGCCCTGGACCCCGGGGTGATGCCCCCCCTTTCCTGGCTGAGCCAGCATCCACCCAG GCTGAGGCTGAGGAACAGCTCCGTGTACCACCACTGAACCCCCAGACCTGCCTCCTGGGCTCAGAGGAGGATCTAGAACTTTTGACAGGAGAGAAGGCAGTGTCCGCCAGGAATGATCCAGTGTCCCCAGCCATGGCCCGGAGCAGAGACCCCGAGAAAG AGCCTGAGTCCATGGTGAACCTGGCATTTGTCAAGAATGACTCCTATGAGAAGGGGCCGGACTCAGTGGTGGTGCACGTGTACGTGAAGGAAATCCGCAGGGACACCTCTCGAGTGCTTTTCCGCGAGCAGGACTTCACGCTTATCTTCCAGACCAG GGATGGAAACTTCCTGAGACTGCACCCGGGCTGCGGGCCCCACACCACCTTCCGTTGGCAGGTGAAGCTCAG GAACCTGATCGAGCCAGAGCAATGCACCTTCTGCTTCACGGCCTCTCGCATTGACATCTGCCTCCATAAGCGGCAGAGTCAGCGCTGGGGGGGCTTGGAGGCCCCAGCTGCACGAG GTGCAGTGGGTGGTGCAAAGGTTGCCGTGCCGACAGGTCCAACCCCTCTGGATTCAACCCCCCCGGgaagtgccccccaccccttgaCAGGCCAGGAAGAGGCCCGGGGTGTGGAGAAGGAGAAGCCCAAGGCTCGATCTGAGGACACAGGCTTAGATGGTGTGGCAGCCCGCACCCCCATGGAGCATGTAACCCCAAAGCCAGAGCCACACCTAGCATCGGTGAGAATCCCAGCATGGGGAAGCCCAAGGATGAAGACTAGAGAGCCTCAGGGCTGCTCTCTCATGCCCCTCTTGCTCCCACAGCCCAAGCCCACGTGTATGGTGCCTCCAATGCCCCATAGCCCAGTGAGTGGAGATAgtgtggaggaagaggaggaggaagagaagaaggtgTGTCTGCCAGGCTTCACTGGCCTTGTCAATCTAGGCAACACCTGCTTCATGAACAGCGTCATTCAGTCTCTGTCCAATACTCGGGAACTGCGGGACTTCTTCCATG ACCGCTCCTTTGAGGCCGAGATCAACTATAACAACCCGCTGGGGACTGGTGGGCGTCTGGCCATCGGTTTTGCTGTGCTGCTCCGGGCACTGTGGAAGGGAACCCACCATGCCTTCCAGCCCTCCAAGTTGAAG GCCATTGTGGCGAGCAAAGCCAGCCAGTTCACAGGCTATGCACAGCATGATGCCCAGGAGTTCATGGCTTTCCTGCTGGATGGGCTGCACGAGGACTTGAACCGAATTCAGAATAAGCCCTACACAGAGACTGTGGACTCAGACGGGCGCCCTGATGAG GTGGTAGCTGAGGAAGCCTGGCAGCGGCACAAGATGAGGAATGATTCTTTCATCGTGGACCTATTTCAGGGCCAATACAAGTCGAAGCTGGTGTGCCCTGTGTGTGCGAAG GTCTCCATCACTTTTGACCCATTCCTGTACCTGCCGGTGCCCTTGCCGCAGAAGCAGAAGGTTCTCCCTGTCTTCTATTTTGCGCGGGAGCCCCATAGCAAGCCCATCAAG TTTCTGGTgagcatcagcaaggagaactcCAGTGCGAGTGAAGTGTTGGACTCCCTCTCTCAGAGTGTCCACGTGAAGCCTGAGAACCTGCGTCTGGCTGAG GTTATTAAGAATCGCTTCCACCGTGTGTTCTTGCCCTCCCACTCCCTGGACACTGTGTCCCCTTCTGACACGCTCCTCTGCTTTGAGCTGCTGTCCCCAGAGTTGGCTAAGGAGCGGGTAGTGGTGCTTGAAGTGCAACAG CGCCCCCAGGTGCCCAGCATCCCTATCTCCAAGTGTGCAGCCTGCCAGCGGAAGCAGCAGTCAGAGGATGAGAAGCTGAAGCGCTGTACCCGGTGCTACCGTGTGGGCTACTGCAACCA gcTCTGTCAGAAAACCCACTGGCCTGATCACAAGGGCCTCTGCCGCCCTGAGAACATTGGCTACCCCTTCCTGGTCAGTGTACCTGCCTCACGGCTCACTTATGCCCGTCTTGCTCAGCTGCTAGAGGGCTATGCCCG GTACTCTGTGAGTGTGTTCCAGCCACCCTTCCAGCCTGGCCGCATGGCCTTGGAGTCCCAGGGCCCTGGCTGCACCACAATGCTGTCCACTAGCTCCCTGGAGGCTGGGGACAGTGAGAGGGACCCTGTTCAGCCTCCTGAACTTCAGTTGGTGACCCCTGTGGCTGAAGGGGATACAGGGGTCCCCCGGGCATGGGCATCCCCTGATCGGGGCCCTGCACCCAGTACCAGTGGAGTTTCTTCTGAGATGCTGGCCAGTGTGTCTGCTGAAGTTGGCTCCTTGCCTGCTGGTGAGAGGGTGTCCCGGCCTGAAG CTGCCGTGCCCGGATACCAACACCCAAGTGAAGCCATGAATGCCCACACACCCCagttctttatctataaaattgaCGCATCCAACCGAGAACAGCGGCTAGAGGACAAAG GCGATAACCCCCTAGAGCTGGGTGAGGATTGCAGTCTGGCTCTAGTCTGGCGGAACAACGAGCGCCTGCAGGAGTTCGTGTTGGTAGCCTCCAAGGAGCTGGAATGTGCTGAGGACCCAGGCTCTGCTGGTGAGGCTGCCCGTGCTGGCCACTTCACTCTGGACCAGTGCCTGAACCTCTTCACGCGGCCTGAGGTGCTGGCACCTGAGGAGGCTTG GTACTGCCCACAGTGCAAACAACACCGTGAGGCCTCTAAGCAGCTGTTGCTGTGGCGCCTGCCGAATGTGCTCATTGTCCAGCTCAAGCGCTTCTCCTTTCGCAGCTTCATCTGGCGTGACAAGATCAACGacttggtggagttccctgttcG GAATCTGGACCTGAGCAAGTTCTGCATCGGTCAGAaagaggaacagctgcccagctaCGACCTGTATGCTGTCATCAACCACTATGGAGGCATGATTGGTGGTCACTACACTGCTTGCGCGCGCCTGCCCAATGACCGCAGCAGCCAGCGCAGCGACGTGG GCTGGCGCTTGTTTGATGACAGCACGGTGACAACGGTAGACGAGAGCCAGGTCGTGACGCGTTATGCCTATGTACTCTTCTACCGCCGGCGGAACTCTCCTGTGGAGAGGCCCCCCCGGGCAGGTCACTCAGAGCACCACCCCGACCTAGGCCCTGCAGCTGAGTCTGCTGCCAGCCAG GGACTAGGCCCTGGCCAGGCCCCCGAGGTGGCCCCCACGCGGACAGCCCCTGAACGCTTCGCCCCCCCTGTGGACCGCCCAGCCCCTACCTACAGCAACATGGAGGAGGTCGATTAG